The Enterobacter kobei genome has a segment encoding these proteins:
- the yoaI gene encoding small membrane protein YoaI: protein MNDHMFVETLIISSSFFAIAAILVASVLLLERKG, encoded by the coding sequence ATGAACGATCACATGTTTGTTGAAACGCTGATTATCTCCTCATCGTTTTTCGCCATTGCCGCGATTCTCGTCGCTTCCGTATTGTTGCTGGAGAGAAAAGGCTGA
- a CDS encoding YbaK/prolyl-tRNA synthetase associated domain-containing protein: MTDDVMGTGTHQQLITLLTGQGARFRVLEHEAVGKCEAVSEIRGTDLRQGAKALVCKVKGNGVKKHVLAILAADLQADLSRLASHFGGLKASLASPAEVSTLTACVFGAIPPFSFHPDLTLVADPLLFERFDEIAFNAGLLEKSVIMDTQDYLRIARPELVTFHKV; this comes from the coding sequence ATGACTGACGACGTTATGGGGACAGGAACCCACCAGCAACTGATAACCTTACTCACCGGGCAAGGCGCACGTTTTCGGGTTCTGGAGCACGAGGCGGTCGGGAAATGTGAAGCGGTAAGTGAAATACGCGGGACCGATCTGCGTCAGGGCGCAAAAGCCCTGGTCTGCAAAGTGAAGGGAAACGGTGTTAAAAAGCATGTTCTGGCGATCCTGGCCGCCGATCTGCAGGCCGACCTGAGCCGGCTTGCCAGCCATTTCGGCGGGCTTAAAGCCTCCCTCGCCAGCCCGGCCGAGGTAAGTACCCTTACCGCCTGCGTATTCGGCGCTATTCCGCCTTTTAGTTTCCACCCCGATCTGACGCTGGTCGCCGACCCGCTGCTGTTCGAGCGTTTCGACGAGATCGCGTTTAACGCCGGCCTGCTGGAAAAATCCGTGATCATGGATACCCAGGATTACCTGCGCATCGCCCGTCCTGAGCTTGTGACTTTCCATAAAGTCTAA
- a CDS encoding YeaH/YhbH family protein, with protein MTWFIDRRLNGKNKSTVNRQRFLRRYKAQIKQSISEAINKRSVTDVDSGESVSIPTDDISEPMFHQGRGGLRHRVHPGNDHFVQNDRIERPQGGGGGSGSGQGQASQDGEGQDEFVFQISKDEYLDLLFEDLALPNLKKNQHRQLNEYKTHRAGYTANGVPANISVVRSLQNSLARRTAMTAGKRRELRELESSLKVVENTEPAQLLEEERLRKEIAELRAKIDRVPFIDTFDLRYKNYEKRPEPSSQAVMFCLMDVSGSMDQATKDMAKRFYILLYLFLSRTYKNVEVVYIRHHTQAKEVDEHEFFYSQETGGTIVSSALKLMDEVVKERYDPAQWNIYAAQASDGDNWADDSPLCHDILAKKILPVVRYYSYIEITRRAHQTLWREYEHLQSMFDNFAMQHIRDQDDIYPVFRELFHKQSANSNA; from the coding sequence ATGACCTGGTTTATTGACCGGCGTCTTAACGGCAAAAACAAGAGCACGGTGAACCGCCAGCGCTTCTTGCGCCGTTACAAAGCGCAAATTAAACAGTCGATCTCCGAGGCCATCAACAAACGCTCGGTGACCGACGTCGACAGCGGCGAGTCTGTTTCCATCCCCACCGATGACATCAGCGAACCGATGTTTCATCAGGGGCGAGGCGGTCTGCGCCATCGCGTACACCCAGGTAATGACCACTTCGTTCAGAACGACAGAATTGAGCGTCCTCAGGGCGGCGGCGGTGGTTCAGGAAGCGGTCAGGGACAGGCCAGCCAGGACGGTGAAGGTCAGGATGAGTTCGTTTTCCAGATTTCAAAAGATGAATACCTCGACCTGCTGTTTGAGGACCTGGCGCTGCCAAATCTGAAAAAGAATCAGCATCGTCAGCTTAACGAGTACAAAACCCATCGCGCGGGCTATACCGCCAACGGCGTCCCCGCCAACATCAGCGTCGTGCGTTCGTTGCAGAATTCGCTGGCGCGGCGCACGGCCATGACGGCAGGCAAACGTCGTGAACTGCGCGAACTTGAGAGTAGCCTGAAGGTCGTGGAAAACACGGAGCCGGCGCAACTGCTGGAAGAGGAGCGCCTGCGCAAAGAGATTGCCGAGCTAAGAGCGAAGATCGATCGCGTTCCGTTTATCGACACGTTCGACCTGCGTTACAAGAATTATGAAAAACGCCCAGAGCCCTCCAGCCAGGCAGTGATGTTCTGTCTGATGGACGTCTCCGGCTCCATGGACCAGGCCACAAAGGATATGGCGAAGCGTTTTTATATCCTGCTCTACCTGTTCCTGAGCAGAACCTATAAGAACGTGGAAGTGGTCTATATTCGCCACCATACGCAGGCTAAAGAGGTCGACGAGCATGAGTTCTTCTACTCGCAGGAGACCGGCGGCACCATCGTCTCCAGCGCGCTGAAGCTGATGGATGAAGTCGTGAAAGAGCGTTACGACCCGGCGCAATGGAATATCTATGCCGCGCAGGCGTCCGATGGTGATAACTGGGCCGACGACTCACCGCTGTGTCACGACATCCTGGCGAAGAAAATTCTGCCGGTGGTGCGTTACTACAGCTATATCGAAATTACCCGTCGCGCGCATCAGACCCTGTGGCGGGAGTATGAACATCTGCAATCGATGTTTGATAATTTTGCCATGCAACATATCCGTGACCAGGATGATATTTATCCGGTGTTCAGGGAGCTCTTCCACAAGCAGTCTGCTAACAGCAACGCATAA